One region of Trinickia violacea genomic DNA includes:
- a CDS encoding MBL fold metallo-hydrolase RNA specificity domain-containing protein translates to MKLTFLGATETVTGSKYLLEGAGLRLLIDCGLFQGTKNLRLRNWAPLPVPVDTLDAVILTHAHLDHSGYLPVLARMGYRGPVYATSGTVDLCGVMLRDSAKLQEEEADFANRHGFSKHHPALPLYTMEDTERVLRQLVPCDFDNPVMLKNGVSFRLLPAGHILGAASLVVHIGGKLIAFSGDLGRPVDPIMRTPMPLAHADYLVVESTYGDRLHPESDPAAELEAIFARTFKHGGVVVIPSFAVGRTQSILRYIALLKETGRMANVPVYLDSPMAISVTELYRRHLREHRLTTSQADSISKAATMVRTVDESKEVTGRRGPMVVIAGSGMATGGRVLHHLKAFAPDSRNTIALVGYQAAGTRGAALEAHALTLKIHGEYVPVRAAIESISSLSAHADYRETLAWLASLSTPPERTFITHGEPAAADALRRRIEETLHWRCEVPTYLESVDLPEAPRDEQAQASSMPTSDERTGHCRF, encoded by the coding sequence ATGAAACTGACTTTCCTAGGCGCCACCGAGACCGTTACCGGCTCGAAATACCTCCTCGAAGGCGCGGGTCTGCGCCTCCTGATCGATTGCGGTCTGTTCCAAGGCACCAAAAATCTGCGGCTCCGCAACTGGGCGCCGCTGCCGGTGCCCGTCGATACGCTCGATGCCGTGATCCTCACGCATGCCCACCTCGATCACTCCGGGTACCTGCCCGTGCTCGCGCGCATGGGTTACCGCGGGCCCGTCTACGCCACCTCGGGCACCGTCGACCTGTGCGGCGTGATGCTGAGAGACAGCGCGAAGCTGCAGGAGGAAGAGGCCGACTTCGCGAATCGCCATGGCTTCTCGAAGCATCACCCGGCGCTGCCGCTCTATACGATGGAGGACACCGAACGCGTGCTCAGGCAGCTCGTGCCGTGCGATTTCGACAACCCCGTCATGCTGAAGAACGGCGTGTCGTTTCGCTTGCTTCCGGCCGGTCACATCCTTGGCGCCGCAAGCCTCGTCGTGCACATCGGCGGCAAGCTGATCGCGTTTTCAGGCGATCTGGGCCGCCCCGTCGATCCGATCATGCGCACCCCGATGCCGCTCGCGCACGCCGACTACCTCGTCGTCGAATCGACCTACGGCGACCGCCTCCATCCCGAGAGCGATCCCGCCGCCGAACTCGAGGCGATCTTCGCGCGCACGTTCAAGCACGGCGGCGTCGTCGTGATCCCATCGTTTGCCGTGGGCCGCACGCAGTCGATCCTGCGCTACATCGCGCTGCTGAAGGAAACGGGCCGGATGGCGAACGTGCCCGTCTATCTCGACAGTCCGATGGCCATCAGCGTCACCGAGCTCTACCGGCGCCATCTGCGCGAACACCGGCTCACGACATCGCAAGCGGACTCGATCAGCAAGGCCGCGACGATGGTGCGCACCGTCGACGAATCGAAGGAGGTGACGGGCCGGCGCGGCCCGATGGTCGTGATCGCGGGCAGCGGCATGGCGACCGGCGGCCGCGTGCTGCATCACCTGAAGGCGTTCGCGCCCGATTCGCGCAACACGATCGCGCTCGTCGGCTATCAGGCGGCGGGCACGCGCGGCGCGGCGCTCGAAGCGCACGCGCTCACGCTCAAGATTCATGGCGAGTACGTGCCGGTGCGAGCGGCGATCGAATCGATTTCGTCGCTGTCGGCGCATGCCGACTATCGCGAGACACTCGCGTGGCTTGCGTCGCTGTCGACGCCGCCCGAGCGCACCTTCATCACGCACGGCGAACCGGCGGCAGCCGATGCGCTGAGACGCCGGATCGAGGAAACGCTGCATTGGCGGTGCGAGGTGCCGACCTACCTCGAATCGGTCGACCTGCCGGAGGCGCCGCGCGACGAGCAGGCGCAGGCCAGTTCCATGCCGACGAGCGACGAGCGCACCGGTCATTGCCGCTTCTGA
- a CDS encoding universal stress protein — MYKRILAPIDGSDTAKRAFDIALETARENHAELIPLFIVDVPMVAYQAPGCDPSIVRDALLQEGENLKTEALAAMQRENVKGTPRVVEAEVPGSDVAQCILDEAHKTQADLVVMGTHGRRGVRRLMLGSVAERFARMSSCPVLLIPGSAASASPAHAATASAAAAAQSEKEPS, encoded by the coding sequence ATGTACAAACGCATCCTCGCGCCGATCGACGGCAGCGACACCGCGAAGCGCGCATTCGATATCGCGCTCGAGACCGCGCGCGAAAACCACGCGGAGCTCATCCCCCTCTTTATCGTCGACGTGCCGATGGTGGCCTACCAGGCACCCGGCTGCGACCCCTCGATCGTGCGCGACGCCTTGCTGCAGGAAGGCGAAAACCTCAAGACCGAAGCGCTCGCCGCCATGCAGCGCGAAAACGTCAAGGGCACGCCGCGCGTGGTCGAAGCCGAGGTGCCCGGAAGCGACGTCGCGCAGTGCATCCTGGACGAGGCGCACAAGACGCAAGCGGATCTGGTCGTGATGGGCACGCACGGCCGGCGCGGCGTTCGCCGGCTCATGCTCGGCAGCGTCGCCGAGCGTTTCGCGCGCATGTCCTCCTGTCCGGTGCTGCTGATTCCCGGCAGCGCCGCAAGCGCCTCGCCGGCACACGCGGCAACGGCATCCGCAGCGGCGGCCGCCCAATCCGAAAAGGAACCGTCATGA
- a CDS encoding PAS domain S-box protein, translated as MSFVAVLAVAAASSTLVRDHLIHSAQARFDTRAAHVTADLRRDLAAYSQAVYAANGFLAAAMAGGAKPEPDAWRRYVSRLDLEEMLPAMRALGYADAPGIEQTTTPASASDAAPLPPGTASTPPTAPFAPVVLAWPDTADAGQGTRDLGSDAVRRAALLRAADGARIVLDIHPAPLESSGANPASAGLYLPAYREAANGAPASRRAALAGFVFAQVDLTYLIASVAAQEPHIDMRITAGSSGVTLYPANGAPAEQADEPPVFRHTDTLRIGGESLTLDYATSTPSLVAGANDTANAILGAGALAALMAAIAVFALLRKQNAKTADAGFAHSQSTLNEARMMAIIRSSMEAIITVDEAQRIVIFNPMAERVFGCSAMDAIGAPLERFIPDRFRAAHKKHVEQFGVTGVSERQMGRQRVLFGLRANGEEFPIEASISQIRDATGKLYTVMLRDVTERVRAENELKTSREELRELSANLQNVREEEKTRIARELHDDLGQQLTALKMDLSAVEQTLGKAPPAPPAVTTRLASMRRLIDATVASARRIAADLRPVMLDDLGLVPAIEWLANDFANRYGIEVERRIEPGDTVFTRNSATTIFRIVQEALTNVARHAEATRVSIALAIEGDQCMLRIVDNGLGAAESHARTGNKSFGLLGIRERAHMLGGTVAVETSERHGFAITVLLPLAAVQPEETQP; from the coding sequence ATGTCGTTCGTCGCCGTGCTGGCGGTTGCAGCGGCATCGTCGACGCTGGTCCGAGACCATCTGATTCACTCGGCGCAGGCCCGCTTCGACACGCGCGCCGCACACGTCACGGCGGACTTGCGCCGCGACCTGGCGGCCTATTCGCAAGCCGTCTATGCAGCCAATGGATTTCTCGCCGCGGCAATGGCCGGCGGCGCCAAGCCCGAACCGGACGCGTGGCGGCGCTATGTGAGCCGTCTCGATCTTGAAGAGATGCTGCCCGCGATGCGAGCGCTCGGCTACGCGGACGCGCCGGGCATCGAACAGACGACGACCCCCGCGAGCGCGTCCGATGCTGCCCCGCTCCCCCCCGGCACAGCGAGTACGCCGCCCACTGCCCCCTTTGCGCCCGTCGTGCTCGCATGGCCCGACACGGCCGACGCAGGACAAGGCACGCGCGACCTGGGTTCGGACGCGGTCCGACGCGCCGCGTTATTGCGCGCCGCCGACGGCGCACGGATCGTGCTCGACATTCATCCCGCGCCACTCGAAAGCTCAGGCGCAAACCCAGCGAGCGCCGGCCTCTACCTGCCTGCGTACCGCGAGGCGGCGAACGGCGCCCCTGCTTCCCGGCGCGCGGCGTTAGCAGGCTTCGTGTTCGCACAAGTCGATTTGACGTACCTCATCGCGAGCGTCGCCGCGCAGGAGCCTCACATCGACATGCGCATCACGGCCGGCAGCTCGGGCGTCACGCTGTATCCGGCGAACGGAGCCCCCGCCGAACAGGCCGACGAGCCGCCCGTTTTCCGCCATACCGACACCCTGCGAATCGGCGGCGAATCGCTCACGCTCGACTATGCGACGAGCACCCCGTCGCTCGTGGCCGGCGCCAACGACACCGCCAACGCCATCCTCGGCGCCGGCGCACTCGCGGCGCTGATGGCTGCGATCGCCGTCTTCGCGCTGCTGCGCAAGCAAAACGCGAAGACGGCGGACGCCGGGTTCGCGCATTCCCAATCGACGCTCAACGAGGCGCGGATGATGGCGATCATCCGCTCGTCGATGGAGGCGATCATCACGGTCGACGAGGCCCAGCGCATCGTGATCTTCAACCCGATGGCCGAGCGCGTGTTCGGCTGCTCGGCCATGGACGCGATCGGGGCGCCGCTCGAACGCTTCATCCCCGACCGCTTTCGCGCCGCCCACAAGAAGCATGTCGAGCAATTCGGCGTGACCGGCGTGTCGGAGCGGCAAATGGGCCGGCAGCGCGTGCTGTTCGGTCTGCGCGCGAACGGCGAGGAATTCCCGATCGAAGCGTCGATTTCGCAGATACGCGACGCCACCGGCAAGCTCTATACCGTGATGCTGCGCGACGTCACCGAACGCGTGCGGGCCGAAAACGAGCTGAAAACCTCGCGCGAGGAGTTGCGCGAGCTGTCCGCGAACCTGCAGAACGTGCGCGAAGAAGAAAAGACGCGCATCGCCCGCGAACTGCACGACGACCTCGGCCAGCAGCTCACCGCATTGAAGATGGACTTGTCGGCCGTCGAGCAGACGCTCGGCAAAGCGCCGCCTGCGCCGCCCGCGGTCACCACGCGGCTAGCCAGCATGCGCCGCTTGATCGACGCCACCGTCGCCTCGGCGCGGCGCATCGCGGCCGACCTGCGGCCCGTGATGCTCGACGATCTCGGCCTCGTGCCCGCGATCGAGTGGCTCGCCAACGATTTCGCGAACCGCTACGGCATCGAAGTCGAGCGCCGGATCGAACCTGGCGATACCGTCTTCACACGCAATAGCGCGACGACGATTTTCCGCATCGTGCAGGAAGCATTGACCAACGTCGCACGCCATGCGGAGGCGACGCGGGTTTCGATCGCGCTCGCCATCGAAGGGGATCAATGCATGCTGCGCATTGTCGACAATGGGCTCGGAGCCGCCGAGAGCCACGCACGCACCGGCAACAAGTCGTTCGGCCTCTTGGGCATACGCGAACGGGCGCATATGCTTGGCGGAACGGTCGCGGTGGAAACCTCCGAGCGGCACGGGTTCGCGATTACCGTGCTGCTCCCGCTCGCCGCCGTACAACCGGAAGAAACGCAGCCATGA
- a CDS encoding DUF1488 domain-containing protein: protein MQIQFPDEAPQYRGPDLVLTFPALVDGRRINCSITAEALEDHFGAQSSREDDVLRAFECHRHKIHHAACRLLYEVGMKPVILHSGYFRFCEG, encoded by the coding sequence ATGCAGATCCAGTTTCCCGACGAGGCGCCGCAGTACCGTGGACCGGACCTCGTGCTCACGTTTCCCGCGCTCGTCGACGGCAGGCGCATCAATTGTTCGATTACCGCCGAAGCCCTCGAGGACCATTTCGGCGCCCAGTCGTCACGCGAGGACGATGTGCTGCGCGCTTTCGAGTGCCATCGGCATAAGATCCACCATGCGGCTTGCAGGCTGCTGTACGAGGTAGGCATGAAGCCCGTGATACTGCACAGCGGCTATTTCCGCTTTTGCGAGGGATAA
- a CDS encoding beta-ketoacyl-ACP reductase, whose amino-acid sequence MSAKRVAFVTGGMGGLGAAISRRLFAMGMTVAMSHSERNDHVSTWLMHERDAGRKFYAYEMDVAEFNSCEQCAKRVLEEHGTVDVLINNAGITRDASFAKMTKLDWDAVMRTDLDALFNVTKPIIGGMVERGFGRVVNIGSVNGSRGAFGQTNYSAAKAGVHGFTKALALEVAKHGVTVNTVSPGYLDTPMVASVPEDVMQKRILPQIPVGRLGRPDEVAALIAFLCSDDAAFVTGADIAVNGGMHMQ is encoded by the coding sequence ATGTCCGCTAAACGCGTTGCCTTCGTAACCGGAGGCATGGGTGGCCTGGGCGCGGCAATCAGCCGGCGTCTTTTCGCCATGGGGATGACGGTGGCGATGTCGCATTCGGAGCGCAACGATCATGTGTCGACGTGGCTCATGCACGAGCGCGATGCGGGGCGCAAGTTCTATGCGTACGAGATGGATGTCGCCGAATTCAACTCGTGCGAGCAATGCGCGAAGCGCGTGCTCGAGGAGCACGGCACGGTCGACGTGCTGATCAACAACGCGGGCATCACGCGCGACGCCTCGTTCGCGAAGATGACGAAGCTTGATTGGGACGCGGTGATGCGCACGGACCTCGACGCGCTGTTCAACGTGACGAAGCCGATTATCGGCGGGATGGTGGAGCGCGGCTTCGGGCGCGTGGTGAACATCGGGTCGGTGAACGGTTCGCGCGGCGCGTTCGGGCAGACGAATTATTCGGCAGCGAAGGCAGGCGTGCACGGCTTCACGAAGGCGCTGGCCCTCGAAGTTGCCAAGCATGGCGTGACGGTCAATACCGTGTCGCCCGGCTACCTCGATACGCCCATGGTCGCCTCGGTGCCGGAGGACGTCATGCAAAAACGCATCCTGCCGCAGATTCCGGTCGGCCGGCTCGGGCGCCCCGACGAAGTCGCTGCGCTGATTGCGTTCCTTTGTTCGGACGATGCGGCTTTTGTGACCGGCGCGGATATCGCGGTCAACGGCGGCATGCACATGCAATAG
- a CDS encoding DUF3564 family protein gives MRITVHLDTFDRINPCAYAILWLDDASLKWSREAHLGLALPEWGLLRMEANRTLVCGPFGGKPLCVLEGLALRKQGGPFEGETGRAHWSTLDAASGEPGHWHVQCIDEQSTKPEFGIFADDEAA, from the coding sequence ATGCGAATCACCGTTCACCTCGATACGTTCGATCGAATCAACCCTTGTGCGTATGCGATTCTCTGGCTCGACGACGCGTCGCTGAAATGGTCGCGCGAGGCCCACCTGGGCCTTGCGCTGCCGGAGTGGGGGCTGTTGCGCATGGAGGCGAATCGCACGCTGGTGTGCGGGCCATTCGGCGGAAAGCCGCTGTGCGTGCTCGAAGGACTGGCGCTTCGCAAGCAGGGCGGTCCGTTCGAGGGCGAAACCGGCCGCGCGCACTGGAGCACCCTCGATGCAGCCAGTGGCGAGCCCGGCCATTGGCATGTGCAATGTATCGACGAGCAAAGTACAAAACCCGAATTCGGCATCTTTGCGGACGACGAAGCGGCATGA
- a CDS encoding universal stress protein: MSYKSILVHLDTSEAVNARFELALRLAKQYDAHLTGLFSVFEPDPKSFNVMAGTTEYYAGHERIRAEQRGAIERLFHAELARAKVTGEWKLAARYANQAVPEAARLADLTIVGQENPNDPESFVADQFVENLVLTAGRPVLVVPYAGQFPKVGSNVLFAWDGSREATRALHDALPFLAHAKRITVFTVNALEGEPPGNRIPGVDIAAIIARHGANVMTEATEGVRGVPVGEMLLSRASDLGADLIVMGCYGHSRWRELVLGGATRSILKSMTVPVLMSH, translated from the coding sequence ATGAGTTACAAAAGCATCCTCGTTCACCTCGATACGAGCGAAGCCGTAAACGCACGGTTCGAACTCGCGCTGCGGCTTGCCAAGCAATACGACGCGCATCTGACTGGCCTGTTCTCGGTCTTCGAGCCGGACCCGAAGTCCTTCAACGTGATGGCGGGCACCACCGAGTACTACGCCGGCCACGAAAGAATCCGCGCCGAGCAACGGGGTGCGATCGAACGCCTGTTCCACGCGGAGCTCGCACGCGCGAAAGTCACCGGTGAATGGAAGCTGGCGGCCCGCTACGCCAACCAAGCGGTCCCCGAAGCGGCGCGGCTGGCGGACCTGACCATCGTCGGCCAGGAAAACCCGAACGACCCCGAATCGTTCGTCGCCGACCAGTTCGTCGAGAACCTCGTCTTGACCGCCGGACGCCCAGTGCTCGTCGTGCCGTACGCCGGACAGTTTCCGAAGGTGGGCAGCAACGTGCTCTTCGCGTGGGACGGCAGCCGCGAGGCCACCCGCGCGCTGCACGACGCCCTGCCGTTCCTGGCGCACGCGAAGCGGATCACGGTGTTCACCGTGAACGCGCTGGAAGGCGAGCCGCCCGGGAACCGCATTCCCGGCGTGGACATCGCCGCCATCATCGCGCGCCACGGCGCGAACGTCATGACCGAGGCGACCGAGGGTGTGCGCGGCGTGCCCGTGGGAGAGATGCTGCTGTCGCGCGCCTCCGACCTCGGCGCGGACTTGATCGTGATGGGCTGCTACGGCCACTCGCGCTGGCGCGAGCTGGTGCTCGGCGGCGCCACGCGCTCGATTTTGAAATCGATGACCGTGCCGGTGCTGATGTCGCATTGA
- the fnr gene encoding fumarate/nitrate reduction transcriptional regulator Fnr, with amino-acid sequence MFNEVGHAGDVAAAARPPLTTFAAAEAQAKRASARCSGCAMRAVCMPTDLSAPELAKLDSLIYSTRSVKRGDALYRANDDFQSIYAVRTGSFKTVVMHRDGREQVTGFHLIGETLGLDGVCNERHSCDAIALEDSSVCIIPFRQLEGMCREIRTMQHHVHRMMSSEIVRESGIMMLLGTMSAEQRLAAFLLNLSQRMKARGYSASEFHLRMTREEMGSYLGMKLETVSRMFSKFQKEGIVDTRGKQIRIVDFERLAQV; translated from the coding sequence ATGTTTAACGAAGTGGGACATGCCGGCGATGTTGCTGCTGCCGCCCGTCCGCCGCTCACCACGTTCGCCGCCGCCGAGGCGCAGGCAAAACGCGCGTCGGCACGCTGTTCGGGCTGCGCCATGCGGGCCGTGTGCATGCCGACCGATTTGTCCGCACCCGAATTGGCCAAGCTCGACTCCCTGATCTACTCGACGCGATCGGTCAAGCGCGGAGACGCGCTGTATCGCGCCAACGACGACTTCCAAAGCATCTACGCCGTGCGCACAGGGTCGTTCAAGACCGTCGTCATGCATCGCGACGGACGCGAGCAAGTGACCGGCTTTCATTTGATCGGCGAGACGCTCGGCCTCGACGGCGTCTGCAATGAGCGTCACAGCTGCGACGCCATCGCGCTCGAAGACAGCAGCGTGTGCATCATTCCGTTCCGCCAGCTCGAAGGCATGTGCCGCGAGATCCGCACCATGCAGCACCACGTGCACCGGATGATGAGCAGCGAGATCGTGCGCGAATCGGGAATCATGATGCTGCTCGGCACGATGAGCGCCGAGCAACGCCTGGCGGCTTTTCTGCTCAATCTCTCGCAGCGCATGAAGGCGCGCGGCTACTCGGCATCCGAGTTCCACCTGCGGATGACGCGTGAGGAGATGGGCAGCTACCTCGGCATGAAGCTCGAAACCGTGAGCCGCATGTTCTCGAAGTTCCAGAAGGAAGGGATCGTCGATACGCGCGGCAAGCAGATCCGTATCGTGGATTTCGAACGGCTCGCGCAGGTCTGA
- a CDS encoding c-type cytochrome, with translation MHARQKQLAIGTAWLLAAGLASPAFAQPPEPTDLIDQQHCMFCHTIDAPFLAPSFRQIADRYREKPNASEMLEQKLRLGGKAHWGDMPMPLPADRGGPLSPEDAHTLIDWVLTQ, from the coding sequence ATGCATGCGCGGCAAAAACAACTAGCGATCGGCACGGCCTGGCTATTGGCTGCGGGGCTCGCCTCGCCGGCGTTCGCACAACCGCCGGAGCCCACCGACCTCATCGATCAACAGCACTGCATGTTCTGCCACACGATTGACGCGCCATTTCTCGCGCCATCGTTCCGCCAGATCGCGGACCGCTACCGTGAAAAACCGAATGCGAGCGAGATGCTCGAACAGAAGCTGCGTCTTGGCGGAAAGGCGCATTGGGGCGACATGCCGATGCCGCTGCCGGCCGATCGCGGCGGCCCGCTGTCGCCCGAGGACGCGCACACGCTCATCGATTGGGTTCTGACCCAATGA
- a CDS encoding UDP-glucose 4-epimerase, whose amino-acid sequence MTMSGKVGEGDWSVSAEVKPVAGGFVCTVHVDHDDPKGKFEHQFKHHTVFATERDAVLEGLREGMVWIEQKRAHSIHL is encoded by the coding sequence ATGACGATGTCAGGCAAAGTCGGTGAGGGTGACTGGTCCGTTTCGGCCGAGGTCAAGCCTGTTGCGGGCGGGTTCGTTTGCACGGTCCATGTCGATCACGACGATCCAAAAGGCAAATTCGAACATCAGTTCAAGCATCACACCGTATTTGCAACCGAACGCGACGCGGTGCTCGAAGGATTGCGCGAAGGGATGGTCTGGATCGAGCAGAAACGGGCGCACTCGATCCATCTGTAG
- a CDS encoding universal stress protein, with translation MSYQTLLVHLDDSRRSDARVDFALDLARRHNAHLIGLYVVCQEMFRPLLKRDDSLNLGKLEAQGVERKNRAHERFVAAAERAGCRFEWQAPAGPALEAAALYARHADLVIVGQEDPDDQASYIARDFVEDLVMTAGRPVIVLPYAGRVATFGENVVVAWDDSREAARALADALPILKRARFVTVTTVEKHPDRDEPAGFDVSGYLERHGVRAGFASIPRASGVSTGATLLNQLSDVHADLLVMGAYAHARARERLLGGVTHTLLETMTVPVLMSH, from the coding sequence ATGAGCTACCAGACTTTGCTCGTCCATCTCGACGACAGCCGCCGCAGCGACGCGCGCGTGGACTTTGCGCTCGATCTCGCGCGCAGGCACAACGCCCATCTGATCGGCCTTTACGTGGTCTGCCAGGAAATGTTCCGGCCCTTGCTCAAGCGCGACGACAGCTTGAATCTGGGCAAGCTGGAAGCACAGGGCGTCGAGCGCAAGAACCGCGCGCACGAGCGTTTTGTCGCGGCCGCCGAGCGTGCCGGATGCCGCTTCGAATGGCAAGCGCCCGCGGGCCCCGCGCTCGAGGCTGCGGCCTTGTACGCCCGCCACGCCGATCTCGTGATCGTGGGCCAGGAAGACCCCGACGATCAGGCTTCCTATATCGCACGCGATTTCGTCGAGGACCTCGTCATGACGGCTGGGCGGCCCGTGATCGTTCTGCCTTACGCGGGCCGCGTCGCGACGTTCGGCGAAAACGTCGTCGTGGCGTGGGACGACAGCCGCGAAGCCGCGCGTGCGCTCGCCGACGCGCTGCCGATTCTCAAGCGCGCCCGCTTCGTGACGGTGACGACCGTGGAAAAGCATCCCGACCGCGACGAGCCGGCGGGTTTCGACGTCTCCGGCTATCTGGAGCGGCACGGCGTGCGCGCGGGGTTTGCCTCGATTCCGCGCGCGTCCGGCGTGAGCACCGGCGCCACGCTCTTGAATCAACTGAGCGACGTGCACGCCGACCTGCTCGTGATGGGTGCCTATGCACACGCGCGAGCGAGGGAACGGCTGCTGGGCGGCGTCACGCACACCTTGCTCGAGACGATGACGGTCCCCGTGCTGATGTCCCACTGA
- a CDS encoding response regulator: MTKVLLADDHALVRDGLRHILQNTSGFEVAGEAADGAATIALVRSTPADVLVLDLSMPGRNGVELVKQIKDEMPALRILVLTMHAEQQYAVRAFKAGASGYLTKDSASAELVAAVTKVAGGGVYVSITMAEHLAQSLNEPVEALPHHRLSDREFDVYRRIASGQTITEIAQELCVSTKTVSTYKTRILEKMQMPHEAALLRYAIRHKLFDENEDL, from the coding sequence ATGACCAAAGTCCTGCTGGCCGACGACCACGCGCTCGTTCGCGACGGTCTTCGCCACATCCTTCAGAACACGAGCGGCTTCGAAGTCGCGGGCGAGGCCGCCGACGGCGCGGCCACCATCGCGCTGGTGCGCTCGACACCCGCCGACGTGCTCGTGCTCGATCTCTCGATGCCGGGGCGCAACGGGGTCGAGCTCGTCAAGCAGATCAAGGATGAAATGCCGGCGCTGCGTATTCTCGTGCTGACGATGCACGCCGAGCAGCAATACGCCGTGCGCGCGTTCAAGGCAGGCGCGTCGGGCTATCTGACGAAGGACAGCGCGAGCGCCGAGCTCGTCGCGGCGGTCACCAAAGTGGCCGGCGGCGGCGTCTATGTGAGCATCACGATGGCCGAACATTTGGCGCAAAGCCTGAATGAACCCGTCGAGGCACTTCCCCACCATCGCCTCTCCGATCGGGAGTTCGACGTCTACCGGCGCATCGCCTCTGGTCAGACGATTACGGAAATCGCACAGGAACTGTGCGTGAGCACGAAGACGGTCAGCACGTACAAGACGCGCATTCTCGAGAAAATGCAGATGCCGCACGAGGCCGCGCTGTTGCGCTATGCGATCCGCCACAAGCTCTTCGACGAAAACGAAGACTTGTGA